The Hydrogenobacter thermophilus TK-6 genome window below encodes:
- the ftsY gene encoding signal recognition particle-docking protein FtsY, which produces MVFFWRKSEEEKLAEKGDKNAILKLIEKGKRDRAIQVLEGFKDDPELRKILYDLYLKEGKYYFAYQLIEHYDKNLGTAWERATIYERVGEKEKALQEYLRIGNFESLTKAGHLLYQMDKKEEALSVFERSLNLAPALKREELQEIIRKIKEELGLLQVKKESFIEKIRKGLQKTKEKALFGIILRGRKVDEALFEELEETLVRADIGAKTAINVVEELKKEAIKRNIKESEGLRDLLKEKLSSLLTGCQDNIKVKEGKTNIYLFLGVNGSGKTTTIGKLAYKFVSEGKRVLLCAADTFRSAAVEQLEVWAKRSGADIVKREEGADPASVVFDAMKRASEYHLVLIDTAGRLHTKEPLIRELRKIKSVIQRFYPEEPTETFLVLDATLGQNSISQAKVFKEAVDITGIILTKLDGTAKGGAIIPICRELKVPVKLLGVGEGLDDLQPFDAEVFVQELLSVEV; this is translated from the coding sequence ATGGTGTTCTTTTGGCGCAAATCGGAGGAAGAAAAGCTTGCAGAAAAGGGAGACAAAAACGCTATACTCAAGCTTATAGAGAAGGGCAAAAGGGATAGAGCTATACAGGTGCTGGAAGGTTTTAAGGACGATCCTGAGCTAAGGAAAATACTTTATGACCTTTACCTAAAAGAGGGTAAATACTACTTTGCCTATCAGCTTATAGAGCACTACGATAAGAACTTAGGGACGGCATGGGAAAGAGCTACCATTTATGAGAGGGTTGGTGAGAAAGAGAAAGCTCTGCAGGAGTATCTAAGAATAGGGAATTTTGAGAGCTTAACAAAAGCGGGCCATCTTCTTTATCAAATGGATAAAAAGGAGGAAGCCTTAAGTGTATTTGAGAGGTCACTCAACCTGGCACCCGCCTTAAAGAGAGAGGAACTCCAAGAGATTATAAGGAAAATAAAGGAAGAGCTTGGACTGCTGCAGGTAAAGAAGGAAAGCTTTATTGAAAAGATAAGGAAGGGTCTACAAAAGACAAAGGAAAAAGCGCTCTTTGGAATAATCTTAAGGGGGAGGAAGGTGGACGAAGCCCTGTTTGAGGAGCTAGAAGAAACTCTCGTAAGAGCGGATATAGGAGCAAAGACGGCCATTAATGTGGTGGAAGAGCTGAAAAAAGAGGCTATAAAGAGAAACATAAAGGAGTCTGAAGGACTAAGAGATTTATTAAAGGAGAAGCTCTCTTCTCTTCTTACTGGCTGTCAGGATAACATAAAGGTCAAAGAGGGTAAGACTAACATTTACCTCTTTTTGGGTGTTAACGGGTCTGGGAAAACCACTACCATAGGTAAGCTGGCATACAAATTTGTCAGCGAAGGTAAAAGAGTGCTTTTGTGTGCCGCAGATACTTTTAGGTCAGCTGCTGTGGAGCAACTGGAGGTGTGGGCAAAAAGGAGCGGTGCAGATATTGTAAAAAGGGAAGAAGGTGCCGACCCTGCATCAGTGGTTTTTGATGCTATGAAGAGGGCATCCGAATACCATCTGGTGCTTATAGATACCGCTGGCAGACTTCACACTAAAGAGCCTCTCATCAGGGAGCTAAGAAAGATAAAGTCCGTAATACAGAGATTTTACCCTGAGGAACCTACGGAAACTTTTCTGGTGCTGGATGCCACATTAGGACAGAACTCCATATCTCAGGCTAAGGTCTTTAAAGAAGCTGTTGATATAACTGGTATAATCCTTACCAAGCTTGATGGCACGGCTAAAGGTGGAGCCATAATACCCATATGCAGGGAGCTCAAAGTACCTGTTAAACTACTGGGTGTTGGAGAGGGGCTTGACGACCTGCAACCATTTGATGCAGAAGTTTTTGTGCAAGAACTGCTTTCTGTGGAGGTCTAA